A region of Mesorhizobium sp. M3A.F.Ca.ET.080.04.2.1 DNA encodes the following proteins:
- a CDS encoding hydantoinase B/oxoprolinase family protein — translation MSAQWDFWIDRGGTFTDVIGRHPNGQLTARKLLSENPGAYRDAAVAGIRSLLGLDAGEPIPAGLIGDVRMGTTVATNALLERKGERCALVTTRGFRDALAIGYQARTDIFAKHVVKPDLLYDRVVEVNERVLTDGTVEVPLSEGELRAALSSLVDAGYRAVAIVFMHAYRHPEHEQMAARVARDMGFGQVSASHEISPLVKFVGRGDTTVVDAYLSPILGRYVAQVAEELDVARTGARLMFMMSSGGLTAANLFQGKDAILSGPAGGVVALAQTGAEAGFSRVIGFDMGGTSTDVAHYDGEYERAFETEVAGVRMRAPMMLIHTVAAGGGSVLHFDGARFRVGPDSAGANPGPKCYRRGGPLAVTDANVMTGKLVPELFPAIFGPGQDEPLDREAVRLAFQDLADQAGDGRSAEAVADGFLKIAVANMAEAVKKISIARGYDVTRYVLNAFGGASGQHACLVADALGMTKVLVHPFSGLLSAYGMGLADIRAIRQISVESKLGEAAGAIVEAAAPLCAETGAEVIAQGVGEANVTVHVRAHIRYAGTDTTIEVPALTVAAGVRPDEASLDARGMADAFETAHKARFGFIDRNKEMVVEAISVEAIGGGRRRVAATLPPATGALPDPERQTRFFSGGAWYDAVVYLREQLQAGHQVHGPALIIEPNQTVVIEPGWAATLTPLDHLVLERVVALPKRVAIGADADPVMLEIFNNLFMSIAEQMGLTLQNTAYSVNIKERLDFSCAVFDRNGALVANAPHMPVHLGSMDRSVESVIRNNPVIHPGDVFVINAPYNGGTHLPDITVCTPVFGEDGKSVLFWVASRGHHADIGGTAPGSMSPNARTIEEEGVYIDNFKLVDQGRFREAELVEILTTARYPVRNVFQNVADLKAQIAANERGVAELKKMIAHFGLSVVEAYMGHVQDNAAESVRRVIARLSDAEFRYPMDQGCEIRVRISVDRASREAIVDFTGTSEQRDDNFNAPEPVTRAAVLYVFRVMVEDVIPMNAGCLRPIRIVVPDGTMLSPRRPAAVVAGNVEVSQAVTNCLFGALGALAAAQGTMNNLTFGNDRYQYYETICSGAPAGEGFGGAPAVHTHMTNSRLTDPEILELRFPVVLEDFHIREGSGGRGHWHAGDGTSRTIRFREKMNCAILSGHRKVAPFGLKGGNAGEKGRNLVRRLNGSIEELAGCAETILAPGEAITIVTPTGGGFGETPPSGAKTS, via the coding sequence ATGTCCGCACAGTGGGATTTCTGGATCGATCGCGGCGGCACCTTCACCGATGTGATCGGGCGCCATCCGAACGGTCAGCTTACGGCGCGCAAGTTGTTGTCGGAGAATCCCGGCGCTTACCGTGACGCAGCGGTGGCGGGCATCCGCTCGCTGCTCGGCCTGGATGCCGGCGAGCCCATTCCGGCCGGATTGATCGGCGACGTGCGCATGGGTACCACCGTCGCCACCAACGCATTGCTGGAGCGCAAGGGCGAGCGTTGCGCGCTTGTGACGACGCGCGGCTTCCGGGACGCGCTCGCCATCGGCTATCAGGCCCGCACCGACATTTTTGCCAAGCATGTCGTCAAGCCAGACCTGCTCTACGACCGCGTGGTCGAGGTCAACGAGCGGGTGCTGACGGACGGGACGGTCGAGGTGCCGTTGTCCGAAGGCGAGCTTCGTGCCGCGCTGTCCAGCCTGGTCGACGCGGGCTATCGTGCCGTGGCCATCGTGTTCATGCATGCGTACCGGCATCCCGAGCACGAACAGATGGCGGCGCGTGTGGCACGCGACATGGGTTTCGGCCAGGTCTCCGCCAGCCACGAGATCTCGCCGCTGGTGAAGTTCGTCGGCCGCGGCGACACCACCGTTGTCGATGCTTATTTGTCTCCGATCCTGGGGCGCTATGTTGCGCAGGTGGCCGAGGAACTTGACGTCGCGCGCACCGGCGCCCGTCTAATGTTCATGATGTCGTCCGGCGGCCTGACGGCGGCAAACCTGTTCCAGGGCAAGGACGCCATCCTGTCGGGCCCGGCCGGCGGCGTCGTGGCGCTGGCGCAGACCGGCGCGGAGGCCGGCTTCTCGCGTGTCATCGGTTTCGACATGGGCGGCACATCGACCGACGTTGCCCATTACGATGGCGAGTACGAGCGTGCCTTCGAGACGGAGGTGGCCGGTGTGCGGATGCGTGCGCCGATGATGCTCATCCATACGGTTGCTGCCGGCGGCGGTTCCGTGCTGCATTTCGATGGCGCGAGATTTCGCGTCGGCCCTGACTCAGCTGGCGCCAACCCCGGCCCCAAATGCTACCGCCGCGGCGGGCCGCTGGCCGTCACCGATGCCAATGTCATGACTGGCAAGCTTGTGCCCGAGCTGTTCCCGGCAATCTTTGGCCCCGGTCAGGACGAACCGCTCGACCGTGAAGCCGTGCGTCTCGCCTTCCAGGATCTGGCCGACCAGGCAGGTGACGGCCGTTCGGCGGAAGCGGTCGCCGACGGCTTCCTCAAAATCGCCGTCGCCAATATGGCAGAAGCGGTGAAGAAGATTTCCATTGCCCGCGGCTACGACGTGACGCGCTATGTGCTGAACGCCTTCGGCGGCGCCAGCGGCCAGCATGCCTGCCTCGTCGCCGACGCGCTCGGCATGACCAAGGTGTTGGTGCATCCGTTCTCGGGACTGCTTTCGGCTTACGGCATGGGCCTTGCCGACATCCGCGCCATCCGGCAGATATCGGTCGAGAGCAAGCTTGGCGAAGCAGCCGGAGCGATCGTCGAGGCGGCGGCGCCGCTATGCGCGGAAACCGGCGCCGAGGTGATCGCGCAAGGGGTTGGCGAAGCGAATGTCACCGTGCATGTCCGGGCCCATATCCGCTACGCTGGTACCGATACGACGATCGAGGTTCCGGCGCTGACAGTGGCGGCCGGCGTCCGGCCGGATGAGGCTAGCCTCGATGCCCGCGGCATGGCCGACGCCTTCGAAACGGCGCACAAAGCCCGATTCGGCTTCATCGATCGCAACAAGGAGATGGTGGTCGAAGCGATCTCGGTCGAAGCGATCGGCGGCGGCCGCAGGCGCGTCGCCGCCACGCTGCCGCCGGCGACGGGGGCGCTGCCGGACCCTGAGCGGCAAACTCGCTTCTTCTCGGGCGGCGCATGGTACGACGCGGTCGTCTACCTGCGCGAACAACTGCAAGCCGGGCATCAGGTGCACGGTCCGGCGCTCATCATCGAGCCCAACCAGACCGTGGTGATCGAGCCCGGCTGGGCCGCCACCTTGACCCCGCTCGACCACCTGGTGCTGGAACGGGTGGTGGCTTTGCCCAAGCGCGTTGCCATTGGCGCCGATGCCGACCCGGTCATGCTGGAGATATTCAACAATCTGTTCATGTCCATCGCCGAGCAGATGGGTCTGACGCTGCAGAACACCGCCTATTCAGTCAACATCAAGGAGCGGCTCGACTTCTCTTGCGCCGTCTTCGACCGCAATGGCGCGCTTGTTGCCAATGCGCCGCACATGCCGGTGCATCTCGGGTCCATGGACCGTTCGGTGGAATCGGTGATCCGGAACAACCCGGTCATCCATCCGGGCGACGTCTTTGTCATCAACGCGCCATACAATGGCGGCACCCACCTGCCGGACATAACCGTCTGCACCCCGGTTTTCGGCGAGGATGGAAAGTCGGTGCTGTTCTGGGTCGCCTCGCGCGGCCACCACGCCGACATTGGCGGCACGGCTCCCGGATCGATGTCGCCCAATGCGCGCACGATCGAGGAGGAGGGCGTCTACATCGACAATTTCAAGCTGGTCGACCAAGGTCGCTTCCGCGAGGCGGAGCTGGTGGAGATCCTTACGACCGCGCGCTATCCGGTGCGCAACGTGTTCCAGAATGTCGCCGACCTGAAGGCGCAGATCGCCGCCAACGAGCGCGGCGTGGCGGAACTGAAGAAGATGATCGCCCATTTCGGCCTGTCTGTCGTCGAGGCCTATATGGGCCATGTCCAGGACAACGCCGCCGAAAGCGTGCGGCGGGTGATTGCCCGCCTGTCAGACGCGGAGTTCCGCTATCCCATGGATCAGGGCTGCGAGATCAGGGTCAGGATCAGCGTCGACCGGGCGAGCCGCGAGGCGATTGTCGATTTCACCGGCACCTCGGAGCAGCGCGACGACAATTTCAATGCGCCCGAGCCGGTGACGCGCGCTGCCGTGCTCTATGTATTCCGGGTCATGGTCGAGGATGTAATTCCGATGAACGCCGGCTGCCTCAGGCCCATCCGCATCGTCGTGCCGGACGGCACGATGCTGTCTCCGCGCCGGCCGGCGGCGGTGGTGGCTGGCAATGTCGAGGTCAGCCAGGCGGTGACCAACTGCCTGTTCGGCGCGTTGGGCGCGCTGGCCGCTGCGCAAGGCACGATGAACAACCTCACTTTCGGCAACGACCGGTACCAGTATTACGAAACGATCTGCTCCGGTGCTCCTGCGGGCGAGGGGTTCGGCGGCGCGCCGGCGGTGCACACGCATATGACCAATTCGCGACTGACCGATCCGGAGATTCTCGAACTGCGCTTCCCCGTGGTGCTGGAGGATTTCCACATCCGCGAGGGATCTGGCGGCCGTGGCCACTGGCACGCCGGCGACGGCACCAGCCGGACCATCCGATTCCGGGAGAAGATGAACTGCGCCATCCTTTCCGGCCATCGCAAGGTGGCGCCGTTCGGCCTCAAGGGCGGCAATGCCGGCGAGAAGGGCCGCAACCTGGTCCGCAGACTCAACGGCAGCATCGAGGAACTGGCAGGGTGCGCCGAAACGATCCTGGCACCCGGCGAGGCGATCACCATCGTCACGCCGACGGGCGGCGGCTTCGGCGAAACTCCGCCTTCAGGCGCAAAGACCTCGTGA
- a CDS encoding winged helix DNA-binding protein — protein sequence MSKNADNTGISQAPIGPIVSSGHLAGGALPALSEIEFGMIMLSHAFNRWIVRCMTAAGVPDLSAIDVLVLHNIAHRAKPKTLADLCLVLNVEDTHVVAYALKKLERLKLVKSGRRGKEKLAMITPEGEAACRRYAAIREELLVKSVLATEVSSEVLSSVAFRMRALSGHYDQASRSAASI from the coding sequence ATGAGCAAAAACGCAGACAACACAGGCATCAGCCAGGCACCGATAGGACCCATCGTTTCGTCGGGACATCTGGCCGGCGGTGCATTGCCAGCTCTGTCGGAGATAGAGTTCGGCATGATCATGCTGAGCCATGCCTTCAACCGCTGGATTGTGCGCTGCATGACGGCTGCCGGCGTGCCAGATCTGTCGGCCATCGACGTGTTGGTGCTTCACAACATCGCCCACCGCGCCAAGCCGAAGACGCTTGCTGACCTCTGTCTCGTCCTCAACGTCGAGGACACTCATGTCGTCGCCTACGCGCTGAAGAAGCTTGAGCGATTGAAACTGGTTAAGTCCGGCCGGCGCGGCAAGGAGAAGCTGGCGATGATCACTCCAGAGGGCGAGGCCGCCTGCCGCCGCTATGCCGCGATCCGCGAAGAGCTGCTCGTCAAATCGGTGCTGGCTACGGAAGTATCGAGTGAGGTGCTGTCTTCGGTGGCGTTCCGCATGCGCGCGCTTTCTGGTCATTATGACCAGGCATCACGCAGCGCCGCCTCCATCTGA
- a CDS encoding Gfo/Idh/MocA family oxidoreductase, whose translation MIRYAVVGAGWIAQEAFMPAIEQTGNSALAAIVSGDQDKARKLADFYGVERVVGYDAFDALIESSAVDAVYIAVPNPLHATYAIRAAKARKHVMVEKPIATSVVDAQAMIRAARENNVLLMTSYRLHHEAGTVAALDAVRSGRIGEPRHISAIFGFQSQSGNHRLDARHWGGPLQDIGIYCINAARHIFASEPVEAIAMTAKSVKDPRFGEIDEAVSATLRFPGDRLAQFYCSFGSSEIDMYRVVGTEGDLMMEPAFRFEKANRFRLNINGKVETFSYPLSDQFAGQIAYFSDCIRDGTEPEADGEEGLADLRVLLAVEKAAQTGRAQKISSPARTRHPTTDMVRTARTTTRRLLV comes from the coding sequence ATGATCAGATACGCCGTTGTCGGAGCGGGTTGGATCGCTCAAGAGGCATTCATGCCGGCGATCGAACAGACAGGAAATTCTGCCTTGGCGGCCATCGTATCGGGTGATCAGGACAAGGCCCGAAAGCTCGCCGATTTCTACGGGGTCGAACGTGTGGTCGGGTATGACGCGTTCGATGCCCTGATCGAAAGCTCCGCGGTAGATGCGGTCTATATTGCGGTACCCAATCCGTTGCATGCAACTTATGCCATCCGAGCGGCCAAGGCGCGCAAGCACGTAATGGTGGAAAAGCCTATTGCGACAAGCGTGGTTGACGCGCAGGCGATGATCCGAGCGGCTCGGGAAAACAATGTGCTGCTCATGACCTCTTATCGTCTCCATCACGAAGCGGGCACCGTGGCTGCGTTGGACGCCGTCCGGTCCGGCAGGATTGGCGAACCTCGGCACATCTCGGCAATTTTTGGTTTTCAATCTCAGTCCGGCAATCATCGTCTGGATGCGCGTCACTGGGGCGGCCCGCTTCAGGATATCGGCATCTATTGCATCAACGCCGCACGGCACATTTTTGCCTCGGAGCCGGTCGAGGCGATCGCAATGACGGCGAAGTCAGTCAAGGATCCCCGTTTCGGCGAGATCGACGAGGCAGTCTCCGCGACCCTGCGGTTTCCGGGAGACAGGCTCGCTCAGTTTTACTGCAGCTTCGGCAGTTCCGAGATCGATATGTATCGCGTCGTCGGAACGGAGGGCGACCTGATGATGGAGCCTGCTTTTCGCTTTGAGAAGGCCAATCGCTTCCGTTTGAACATAAACGGCAAAGTTGAGACGTTTTCGTATCCGCTTTCCGATCAGTTTGCCGGGCAGATAGCCTATTTTTCCGACTGCATTCGCGACGGCACCGAACCGGAAGCGGATGGCGAGGAAGGTCTTGCCGATCTGCGCGTCCTGTTGGCCGTCGAGAAAGCGGCCCAGACCGGTCGGGCACAAAAGATTTCATCCCCCGCTCGCACCCGCCACCCAACAACCGATATGGTGAGAACCGCACGCACCACGACCAGACGACTGTTGGTTTAA
- a CDS encoding Gfo/Idh/MocA family oxidoreductase — translation MSLAVGVIGAGVMGSEHARILRKETIGAHLAAICDADEARARSAAGDRQELVFTDPLALINSDRVEAVVIAAPDSTHKGLALACIEAGKPVLCEKPLAVTAAEAFEVVEAEVAKGRPLVQVGYMRRFDPPYIEMKRAREAGEIGDPVILHNVHRNAVVPAWFTGAMSVTNAFVHEIDVSRWLLGSEMVSAQVHCGEGGDPLMITMVTDRGTIVSTEVFMNCRYGYHVHAQLVGRHGTIETAVPVTTLSNASGRHGFSYPDNWVPRFRAAYANQMNAWVTAAAGGQSCGGANAWDGYVTTSIAEQVVAALETRTLTRLSLPPRPAFYD, via the coding sequence ATGAGTTTAGCGGTTGGTGTGATCGGCGCGGGTGTGATGGGTTCTGAACATGCCCGCATCCTTCGCAAGGAAACGATTGGTGCCCATCTGGCGGCAATCTGCGATGCAGACGAAGCCCGAGCTCGCTCAGCTGCCGGCGACCGTCAGGAACTGGTGTTCACTGACCCATTGGCCCTCATCAACTCCGATCGGGTCGAGGCGGTGGTCATTGCTGCGCCGGATTCCACACACAAGGGCCTTGCCCTGGCTTGCATAGAAGCAGGCAAGCCAGTCTTGTGCGAGAAACCCCTCGCGGTGACTGCAGCCGAAGCATTTGAGGTGGTCGAGGCAGAGGTCGCAAAGGGGCGGCCGCTCGTTCAGGTCGGCTATATGCGGCGTTTTGATCCGCCATACATTGAGATGAAGCGGGCTCGGGAAGCCGGCGAGATCGGGGATCCCGTGATCCTGCACAATGTCCACCGAAATGCCGTGGTGCCGGCGTGGTTCACTGGTGCGATGTCGGTTACGAACGCCTTCGTTCATGAAATCGATGTAAGCCGCTGGCTGTTGGGCTCCGAGATGGTGTCGGCCCAGGTTCACTGTGGAGAAGGCGGCGATCCGCTGATGATCACCATGGTGACCGATCGGGGCACGATCGTTTCGACAGAGGTGTTCATGAACTGCCGCTACGGCTACCACGTGCACGCGCAACTCGTTGGTCGCCACGGCACCATCGAGACAGCGGTGCCGGTCACGACGCTATCAAACGCTTCTGGAAGGCACGGCTTCAGCTATCCTGATAACTGGGTGCCCCGCTTTCGAGCCGCCTATGCAAACCAGATGAATGCATGGGTGACGGCCGCCGCCGGCGGCCAGAGTTGCGGCGGAGCAAATGCCTGGGACGGATACGTGACGACCTCGATCGCGGAGCAGGTCGTGGCTGCGCTGGAAACGCGGACGCTGACTCGACTTTCTCTGCCACCGCGCCCCGCCTTCTACGACTAG
- a CDS encoding alpha/beta fold hydrolase, with protein sequence MVRMEWPAIGIDGFRRGFTTVDGVRLHHVTGGRPDGEVLVLFAGFPQSWYAWRKILPALGKTFRIVALDLPGQGDSDRPRAGCDTMSVAKIVRKLLEKLNVDRHYLAAHDIGAWVAYPYAALHGASVAGLAILDTGIPGISLPDALPWSAEVAWRTWHVAFHNVPDLPEALIDGREHIYLRWFLERKAANPQIFSDADHEEYLRVFLTNGLKGGLSYYRAVSMSAEQNRALSAKGKLEMPVLAVRADQGSMPDLVAQLQKIATNVRGTAVEACGHYLAEEQPDALARELLGFFG encoded by the coding sequence ATGGTCAGAATGGAATGGCCGGCGATAGGAATTGATGGTTTCCGGCGCGGTTTCACGACCGTCGACGGCGTCAGGCTCCATCACGTAACCGGAGGACGCCCGGACGGCGAGGTGTTGGTTCTGTTCGCCGGCTTTCCGCAGAGCTGGTACGCCTGGCGCAAGATTCTGCCAGCGCTCGGCAAGACTTTCAGGATTGTCGCACTCGACCTTCCGGGGCAGGGCGATTCCGATCGCCCAAGAGCTGGCTGTGACACGATGAGCGTAGCCAAGATCGTCCGTAAACTTCTCGAAAAGCTAAACGTCGATCGTCACTACCTGGCTGCGCACGACATCGGTGCCTGGGTGGCGTACCCTTACGCAGCCTTGCACGGAGCCAGTGTCGCGGGCTTGGCCATTCTAGACACTGGTATACCTGGCATCAGTCTGCCCGACGCCCTGCCATGGTCTGCGGAAGTCGCATGGCGCACCTGGCATGTTGCGTTTCACAATGTGCCCGATTTGCCGGAAGCTCTCATCGATGGGCGCGAGCATATCTACCTTCGCTGGTTCCTGGAGCGCAAAGCGGCCAATCCGCAGATTTTCTCAGACGCCGACCACGAAGAATACTTGCGCGTTTTCCTGACCAACGGCCTCAAAGGCGGTCTTTCCTATTACCGCGCAGTCTCAATGTCTGCCGAGCAGAACCGTGCGTTGAGCGCCAAGGGAAAGCTTGAAATGCCGGTGCTTGCGGTGCGCGCCGACCAGGGATCGATGCCGGATCTGGTTGCGCAGCTGCAAAAGATTGCGACCAATGTCCGTGGCACAGCCGTAGAAGCGTGCGGCCATTATCTGGCAGAAGAACAACCCGACGCGCTTGCACGGGAACTGCTCGGCTTTTTCGGCTGA
- a CDS encoding putative quinol monooxygenase, with protein MKEKLVVVALVNANKGSEDLLRQGLMTLVEVAPKEPGFVQYDLHESLENPGQFLFYEIWESEDALNVHNNTETMKAFGAKAGPWIQSVTLSKYKRLH; from the coding sequence ATGAAGGAAAAGCTCGTTGTCGTCGCTTTGGTCAATGCCAACAAGGGCAGTGAGGACCTGCTTCGCCAAGGCCTCATGACTCTTGTCGAGGTGGCCCCCAAAGAGCCGGGCTTCGTCCAGTACGATCTGCACGAGTCACTCGAGAACCCGGGCCAGTTCCTCTTCTATGAAATTTGGGAAAGCGAGGACGCGCTCAACGTTCACAACAATACCGAAACGATGAAGGCGTTCGGTGCGAAGGCAGGTCCGTGGATTCAGTCGGTCACGCTGAGCAAATATAAGCGACTGCACTGA
- a CDS encoding SDR family oxidoreductase, which produces MNYYSNKVVIITGAGSGMGRAMVGEFVSRGANVAALDINLDRAIETVEKLEKPSMGLPLQVDVSDAQSVKNGVDAVIAQWGRIDLLCNNAGILDGHAPAHEVSLEEWNRVMAVNLTGPFLMSRAVIPQMLKQGKGAIINTSSTSGFSAAGGGSAYTASKHGVLGLTRQMTFEYGARGIRINAICPGATATPMAMPEHTTSNSPDMDLAISKVPARRWCKPEEIARLAAFLGSDDADYVHGSAYVMDGGWLTAARDPF; this is translated from the coding sequence TTGAACTACTACAGCAACAAGGTGGTCATAATTACAGGTGCGGGGTCTGGTATGGGCCGGGCCATGGTCGGTGAGTTCGTGTCCAGGGGAGCAAATGTTGCAGCTTTGGACATCAACCTTGACCGCGCCATTGAAACGGTGGAGAAGCTGGAAAAGCCATCCATGGGCCTTCCCCTGCAAGTCGACGTAAGCGATGCACAAAGCGTCAAGAATGGCGTAGACGCGGTCATTGCCCAGTGGGGTCGAATTGACCTGCTTTGCAACAATGCTGGTATTCTTGACGGTCACGCGCCCGCCCACGAAGTGAGCCTCGAGGAATGGAACAGGGTCATGGCCGTCAACCTGACCGGGCCCTTCTTGATGTCGCGCGCTGTCATCCCGCAGATGTTGAAGCAGGGCAAGGGCGCCATCATCAACACCTCTTCGACGTCAGGCTTTAGCGCCGCAGGAGGTGGGTCGGCCTACACGGCCTCGAAGCACGGCGTTCTCGGACTGACGCGTCAAATGACGTTTGAATACGGCGCGCGCGGCATAAGGATCAATGCGATTTGTCCTGGCGCAACCGCGACGCCCATGGCGATGCCGGAGCATACCACATCGAACTCACCGGACATGGATCTGGCGATCAGCAAGGTGCCTGCGCGGCGATGGTGCAAGCCAGAAGAGATCGCCCGGTTGGCTGCGTTTTTAGGGAGCGATGACGCGGATTATGTTCATGGAAGCGCCTATGTGATGGACGGCGGCTGGCTCACGGCGGCCAGGGACCCATTCTGA
- a CDS encoding acetoin dehydrogenase dihydrolipoyllysine-residue acetyltransferase subunit — protein MSTIEAVTVPKWGMTMTEGTITQWMAKEGDSVAHGQELLEIETTKVTNVVEAAASGILRQIVLKEGTTAPVGALAGVIADQAASQEEIDAFIASYADRLGASGDGQAGAVAPRAIAVGEGVINVLETGLAGEEAVVFLHGFGGDLSTWLFNQAAIAETHQTIAIDLPGHGASSPLAGGDDLLARIVTAVEAALEAVAPTRIHLVAHSFGGAVAAVIAASQPQRVASLTLIAPIGLGKTMNRDFLTDFIAAERRRPLLGVLERLFADPSKITSDMVEGTLRFKRLEGVPEALTAIADIIADDTGQRQSIAEALAGLKCPVLLIWGDQDHIVPVPQAADLPANAKLIIIPGAGHMPQMEAASTVNNAISENIKG, from the coding sequence ATGTCGACGATCGAGGCCGTGACGGTGCCCAAATGGGGCATGACGATGACCGAGGGCACCATCACCCAGTGGATGGCCAAGGAAGGCGACAGCGTCGCCCATGGCCAGGAACTGCTGGAGATCGAGACCACCAAGGTCACCAATGTCGTGGAGGCGGCGGCAAGCGGCATCCTGCGGCAGATCGTGCTGAAGGAAGGCACGACCGCGCCGGTCGGCGCGCTTGCCGGCGTCATTGCCGACCAGGCGGCAAGCCAGGAAGAGATCGATGCCTTCATCGCCTCCTATGCCGACCGGCTGGGCGCATCCGGGGACGGGCAGGCGGGCGCTGTGGCGCCGCGCGCGATTGCCGTCGGCGAGGGCGTCATCAACGTGCTGGAGACGGGACTGGCGGGCGAGGAGGCGGTGGTCTTCCTGCACGGCTTCGGCGGCGACCTGTCGACCTGGCTGTTCAACCAGGCGGCCATCGCCGAAACGCACCAGACCATTGCCATCGACCTGCCCGGCCATGGCGCTTCCTCGCCGCTCGCCGGTGGCGATGACCTTCTGGCCAGGATCGTGACCGCCGTCGAGGCAGCCCTTGAGGCGGTGGCGCCGACCAGGATCCATCTGGTGGCGCATTCCTTCGGCGGCGCGGTCGCCGCGGTCATTGCCGCCAGCCAGCCGCAGCGTGTCGCCTCGCTCACACTGATCGCGCCGATCGGCCTTGGCAAGACGATGAACCGCGACTTCCTTACCGACTTCATCGCCGCCGAGCGCCGGCGTCCGCTGCTTGGCGTGCTGGAGCGCCTGTTTGCCGATCCTTCCAAGATCACCAGCGACATGGTCGAGGGCACGCTGCGCTTCAAGCGCCTGGAGGGCGTTCCGGAAGCGTTGACGGCGATTGCCGACATCATCGCCGACGACACCGGCCAGCGCCAGTCGATCGCCGAGGCGCTTGCAGGCCTCAAATGCCCGGTGCTGCTGATCTGGGGCGACCAGGACCACATCGTGCCCGTGCCTCAGGCCGCCGACCTGCCGGCCAACGCAAAACTCATCATCATCCCAGGCGCCGGACACATGCCACAGATGGAAGCCGCCTCAACCGTCAACAACGCCATCAGCGAAAATATCAAGGGGTGA